The Alnus glutinosa chromosome 7, dhAlnGlut1.1, whole genome shotgun sequence genome includes a region encoding these proteins:
- the LOC133872946 gene encoding uncharacterized protein LOC133872946 isoform X1, with product MFRLHHKSRHAKSGDRVDFKLSRFKALQVPKGWDKLLVSIVSVETGKTIAKSGKALVQNGSCQWTDTLSESVWVSQDDSSKELQDCFFKLVVSMGSARSGILGEATVNMTGYMSSNAPVPVSLPLKKCNYGTILQVKIHCLTPRTNLRGEESKETNFHMEEDQEANYHDLDSKSDGSGSTFARSAGSSSSKDLGSTSHPGELGSRETSFSASGSYHSYDSREASITREMCSPGNNLSSDGHGLIGRQESISSQNSLHTGSNSVDDPFKPSHSSSSRLMGSGNHSQDSLEEFAKSSLKPAGSSKNLNEAAQETIEELRAEAKMWERNARKLMLDLDILRKEFSDQSKNQENLSIELSTANAERDNLKKEVQQLKFLENPMVQQIATKDSSFRDEGVSHIQKELKDELKFQKESNADLALQLQRSQASNLELVSVLQELEETIEKQKIEIEKLSAPQSQFDDIENFIQVNPEENRNLMLQLQQLQESEKSLQDKVQLLEQVLENKNHQIGNEGSLRNQTLFEIETEYKRKLYAKEEEIISLKAKLSDSLRERHFPEMGSINEDDANMIREIEVLKEKVQELERDCNELTDENLELLFKLKEATKNSMVGGTPFDLLPHELLDKSFTSFESEVSKHISQTHLLEDKLMRKNFRESEDNYDLSIQELERLNMEMEAKVTELGKELTQKISEIAILESNLQSKEEEIGVLRQCWGELEAKVSNLQMEKIQLEEQMGDMQRESDITSKCLDDLRNDLMALSGSLDSHVSANKILERKSSELEHGKYELELRISDLKQENVQLSAHISDLEDQLRYLTDERESNQLELENSKSHAQSLQDEITRIIIEIDSEKVGMKEKLEDVQHRWSEAQEECEDLKRANAKLKATAESLIEECSALQKSNGELRKQKLELNKTCSLLEEKLRESERNFADSSKRFEILEENLSSMLEEIASKEKSLTSELEALLDENRRHKEKLIAEGDLLNMMYLEKKVEVENLQKEVEHLTKQLSANHEEKERIASDALLEISGLWVDKANLESSLHESQSKLKWIENELSIRQIESESKLQSLMDELAASKQNQEMLMADNEKVLKLLENYKSDEAKFKTTVNGLELKLKDSEYERQQLAEKSDNLKVQLQNMTHLCDEVLALKNDLNGTKFEKEKLEASLHLISGECEDLKAGKNLLVEKISALQKAISELEDCKVTLEEKLLQMEGGLMTKEVPCVQDVELKNELSQIRKANSQYQRKIQLLEEERDQCITKAQALEEELKLMKEGKQNQRESSSTKISSFSKTNTKVTPVHEDMKLSKKNDMLKNSSQHRDVKRRQALKNGKVQELLKDQQRLHSNQHQREDDNGHEILDGSRHAVGVDPASKVQLLENELAKALEANSMYKAQVDRLSSEGQNGHAHAARKSTAEDEIGAKERNGRTKSSLEAELIDIRERYLHMSLKYAEVEAQREELVMKLKAGKSMRSWFS from the exons ATGTTCAGGCTGCACCACAAGAGCAGGCATGCCAAATCAGGGGACAGAGTGGATTTCAAGCTCTCCCGCTTTAAGGCCCTCCAG GTACCGAAAGGCTGGGACAAGCTACTTGTATCTATTGTCTCTGTGGAAACTGGGAAAACAATTGCAAAGTCAGGCAAAGCACTAGTGCAAAATGGAAGTTGTCAATGGACAGATACTCTGTCAGAATCTGTATGGGTTTCACAGGATGACTCTTCAAAGGAACTACAAGATTGTTTCTTCAAGCTTGTGGTCTCCATG GGTTCAGCTAGATCTGGCATCCTTGGAGAAGCCACAGTCAATATGACAGGCTATATGAGTTCAAATGCTCCTGTTCCAGTTTCACTGCCATTGAAAAAGTGCAATTATGGGACAATTTTACAA GTAAAAATTCACTGCCTCACACCAAGAACAAATCTCAG GGGTGAAGAATCAAAAGAGACTAATTTCCATATGGAAGAAGATCAGGAAGCAAACTATCATGATCTGGACTCTAAGTCAGATGGATCTGGAAGTACATTTGCAAGGAGTGCTGGATCTTCCTCTAGCAAAGATTTGGGCTCTACCTCACACCCGGGAGAACTTGGGAGCAGG GAAACAAGTTTCTCTGCATCAGGCTCATATCACAGCTATGACTCAAGGGAGGCTTCCATAACGAGGGAAATGTGCTCCCCAGGAAACAACTTAAGTAGTGATGGGCACGGTCTGATTGGAAGACAAGAATCAATCAGCTCCCAAAATAGTTTACATACTGGCAGCAATTCTGTCGATGATCCTTTTAAACCAAGTCATTCATCATCTTCACGGCTAATGGGTTCAGGAAATCATTCCCAGGATAGTTTGGAAGAATTTGCAAAATCATCTTTGAAACCAGCTGGTTCTTCTAAAAACCTTAATGAAGCTGCACAAGAAACAATTGAAGAGCTTCGTGCAGAAGCTAAGATGTGGGAGAGGAATGCCCGCAAGCTCATGCTTGATTTGGATATTCTGAGGAAGGAATTCTCCGATCAGTccaaaaaccaagaaaatctAAGCATAGAGCTTTCAACAGCAAATGCAGAAcgtgataatttgaaaaaagaagtaCAACAATTGAAATTTCTGGAGAACCCAATGGTGCAACAAATAGCAACCAAGGATTCATCCTTTCGAGATGAAGGTGTATCCCATATTCAAAAGGAACTAAAAGATGAACTAAAGTTTCAGAAAGAGTCCAATGCCGATTTGGCTCTGCAGTTGCAGAGGAGTCAAGCATCAAACCTTGAGCTTGTTTCTGTTCTTCAGGAGCTGGAAGAGACGATAGAAAAGCAGAAAATTGAGATAGAGAAGCTTTCAGCACCTCAATCACAATTCGATGACATTGAAAACTTTATCCAAGTAAATCCAGAGGAAAACAGAAATTTAATGCTCCAGCTACAGCAATTGCAGGAATCAGAGAAGAGTTTGCAAGATAAGGTGCAACTGCTGGAACAAGTATTGGagaataaaaatcatcaaatagGGAATGAAGGGAGTCTGAGAAACCAAACCCTTTTTGAAATTGAGACAGAATACAAACGTAAGTTGTatgccaaagaagaagaaatcatcAGTTTAAAAGCAAAGTTATCCGACTCTCTGAGAGAAAGACATTTTCCAGAAATGGGGTCCATAAATGAAGATGATGCGAATATGATCAGGGAAATCGAGGTATTGAAAGAAAAAGTGCAGGAGCTAGAAAGGGATTGCAATGAGCTGACAGATGAAAACCTAGAGCTTTTATTCAAGCTTAAGGAAGCAACAAAGAATTCCATGGTGGGAGGCACTCCTTTTGATCTTCTACCCCATGAGCTTTTAGATAAATCTTTTACCAGCTTTGAGTCTGAAGTCAGCAAACATATATCCCAAACACACCTTCTGGAAGACAAGTTAATGAGGAAAAATTTCAGGGAGTCTGAAGATAATTATGATCTTTCAATTCAAGAACTTGAGCGTCTGAATATGGAAATGGAAGCTAAAGTCACAGAACTGGGTAAGGAATTGACTCAAAAAATTTCTGAGATTGCAATACTGGAGTCTAATTTGCAGTCTAAAGAAGAGGAGATTGGAGTACTTAGACAGTGTTGGGGCGAATTAGAGGCTAAGGTCTCTAATCTTCAAATGGAAAAAATCCAGCTAGAGGAACAAATGGGAGACATGCAGAGAGAAAGTGATATCACATCTAAATGCTTAGATGATTTGCGAAATGATTTAATGGCACTCAGCGGCAGCTTGGATTCCCATGTTTCTGCCAATAAGATTCTTGAAAGAAAATCTTCAGAGCTAGAACATGGAAAATATGAACTGGAGCTCCGCATATCAGATCTTAAACAAGAAAATGTACAGTTGTCAGCGCACATATCTGATTTGGAAGATCAACTAAGATATTTGACAGATGAGAGGGAGTCCAATCAATTGGAATTAGAGAATTCCAAATCTCATGCTCAAAGCCTCCAAGATGAGATCACTAGAATAATAATTGAGATAGATTCTGAAAAGGTAGGTATGAAAGAAAAGTTAGAGGACGTGCAACACAGGTGGTCAGAAGCTCAAGAAGAATGTGAAGATCTTAAAAGAGCCAATGCAAAGTTAAAAGCTACAGCTGAGAGTCTCATCGAAGAATGCAGTGCTCTTCAGAAATCAAATGGAGAGTTGAGGAAGCAAAAATTGGAGTTGAACAAGACTTGCTCCCTCTTGGAGGAAAAGttgagagagtcagagagaaaTTTTGCAGATAGCTCCAAAAGATTTGAAATCTTAGAAGAAAATCTTTCTTCAATGCTGGAAGAAATTGCCTCAAAAGAGAAAAGCCTTACTTCAGAATTAGAAGCACTTCTTGATGAAAACAGAAGACACAAAGAAAAACTTATTGCGGAAGGAGACTTATTAAATATGATGTATTTGGAGAAAAAAGTTGAAGTTGAGAACCTTCAAAAAGAGGTAGAACACCTAACAAAGCAACTTTCTGCAAatcatgaagaaaaagaaagaatagctTCTGATGCTTTGCTTGAAATATCCGGTTTATGGGTAGATAAAGCTAATCTCGAATCTTCGCTTCACGAATCTCAATCGAAGCTGAAATGGATTGAGAATGAGCTCAGTATCAGGCAAATAGAATCTGAATCAAAGCTGCAAAGCCTGATGGATGAGCTTGCTGCTTCTAAACAAAACCAGGAAATGCTGATGGCCGACAATGAGAAAGTGTTGAAGCTGTTGGAGAACTACAAGTCAGATGAAGCAAAATTTAAAACCACTGTGAATGGTCTTGAACTAAAGCTTAAAGATTCTGAATATGAAAGGCAACAACTCGCAGAAAAATCTGACAATTTGAAGGTTCAGTTGCAGAATATGACACATCTTTGTGATGAAGTTTTGGCTCTTAAGAATGATCTTAATGGAACCAAGTTTGAAAAGGAGAAACTGGAAGCTTCACTGCATTTAATATCTGGGGAATGTGAAGATCTGAAGGCAGGGAAGAATTTACTCGTTGAGAAGATCTCTGCATTGCAGAAGGCCATATCTGAATTAGAGGACTGCAAAGTCACGTTAGAAGAAAAGCTTCTGCAGATGGAGGGTGGTCTAATGACAAAAGAGGTACCATGTGTTCAGGATGTTGAGCTAAAAAACGAGCTCAGCCAGATCAGGAAAGCAAACAGCCAATATCAGCGGAAGATACAACTGCTAGAGGAGGAGAGAGATCAGTGTATAACAAAAGCTCAAGCCCTTGAAGAAGAATTAAAGTTGATGAAGGAAGGAAAGCAGAATCAACGGGAGTCCAGCAGTACAAAGATTTCTAGTTTTTCTAAAACCAATACCAAAGTTACTCCTGTCCATGAAGATATGAAGCTCTCAAAG AAGAATGACATGTTGAAGAACTCTAGTCAGCATCGTGATGTTAAAAGGAGACAAGCCTTGAAGAATGGTAAAGTACAAGAACTTTTAAAAGATCAACAGAGGCTTCATAGCAACCAACATCAAAGAGAG gATGATAATGGCCATGAGATTCTTGACGGAAGTCGTCATGCTGTTGGAGTCGATCCTGCTTCAAAGGTTCAGTTGCTTGAGAATGAACTTGCTAAGGCTTTGGAAGCAAATAGCATGTATAAAGCTCAGGTTGACAG GTTGTCATCTGAGGGCCAAAACGGCCATGCGCATGCTGCTAGAAAATCAACAGCTGAAGATGAAATAGGGGCAAAAGAAAGGAATGGACGCACAAAATCATCACTAGAGGCAGAGTTAATAGACATCCGCGAGCGCTATCTGCACATGAGCCTCAAATACGCTGAGGTAGAAGCTCAGCGTGAGGAACTTGTGATGAAGCTCAAGGCAGGCAAGAGTATGAGAAGTTGGTTCTCATGA
- the LOC133872946 gene encoding uncharacterized protein LOC133872946 isoform X2 produces the protein MFRLHHKSRHAKSGDRVDFKLSRFKALQVPKGWDKLLVSIVSVETGKTIAKSGKALVQNGSCQWTDTLSESVWVSQDDSSKELQDCFFKLVVSMGSARSGILGEATVNMTGYMSSNAPVPVSLPLKKCNYGTILQVKIHCLTPRTNLRGEESKETNFHMEEDQEANYHDLDSKSDGSGSTFARSAGSSSSKDLGSTSHPGELGSRETSFSASGSYHSYDSREASITREMCSPGNNLSSDGHGLIGRQESISSQNSLHTGSNSVDDPFKPSHSSSSRLMGSGNHSQDSLEEFAKSSLKPAGSSKNLNEAAQETIEELRAEAKMWERNARKLMLDLDILRKEFSDQSKNQENLSIELSTANAERDNLKKEVQQLKFLENPMVQQIATKDSSFRDEGVSHIQKELKDELKFQKESNADLALQLQRSQASNLELVSVLQELEETIEKQKIEIEKLSAPQSQFDDIENFIQVNPEENRNLMLQLQQLQESEKSLQDKVQLLEQVLENKNHQIGNEGSLRNQTLFEIETEYKRKLYAKEEEIISLKAKLSDSLRERHFPEMGSINEDDANMIREIEVLKEKVQELERDCNELTDENLELLFKLKEATKNSMVGGTPFDLLPHELLDKSFTSFESEVSKHISQTHLLEDKLMRKNFRESEDNYDLSIQELERLNMEMEAKVTELGKELTQKISEIAILESNLQSKEEEIGVLRQCWGELEAKVSNLQMEKIQLEEQMGDMQRESDITSKCLDDLRNDLMALSGSLDSHVSANKILERKSSELEHGKYELELRISDLKQENVQLSAHISDLEDQLRYLTDERESNQLELENSKSHAQSLQDEITRIIIEIDSEKVGMKEKLEDVQHRWSEAQEECEDLKRANAKLKATAESLIEECSALQKSNGELRKQKLELNKTCSLLEEKLRESERNFADSSKRFEILEENLSSMLEEIASKEKSLTSELEALLDENRRHKEKLIAEGDLLNMMYLEKKVEVENLQKEVEHLTKQLSANHEEKERIASDALLEISGLWVDKANLESSLHESQSKLKWIENELSIRQIESESKLQSLMDELAASKQNQEMLMADNEKVLKLLENYKSDEAKFKTTVNGLELKLKDSEYERQQLAEKSDNLKVQLQNMTHLCDEVLALKNDLNGTKFEKEKLEASLHLISGECEDLKAGKNLLVEKISALQKAISELEDCKVTLEEKLLQMEGGLMTKEVPCVQDVELKNELSQIRKANSQYQRKIQLLEEERDQCITKAQALEEELKLMKEGKQNQRESSSTKISSFSKTNTKVTPVHEDMKLSKNDMLKNSSQHRDVKRRQALKNGKVQELLKDQQRLHSNQHQREDDNGHEILDGSRHAVGVDPASKVQLLENELAKALEANSMYKAQVDRLSSEGQNGHAHAARKSTAEDEIGAKERNGRTKSSLEAELIDIRERYLHMSLKYAEVEAQREELVMKLKAGKSMRSWFS, from the exons ATGTTCAGGCTGCACCACAAGAGCAGGCATGCCAAATCAGGGGACAGAGTGGATTTCAAGCTCTCCCGCTTTAAGGCCCTCCAG GTACCGAAAGGCTGGGACAAGCTACTTGTATCTATTGTCTCTGTGGAAACTGGGAAAACAATTGCAAAGTCAGGCAAAGCACTAGTGCAAAATGGAAGTTGTCAATGGACAGATACTCTGTCAGAATCTGTATGGGTTTCACAGGATGACTCTTCAAAGGAACTACAAGATTGTTTCTTCAAGCTTGTGGTCTCCATG GGTTCAGCTAGATCTGGCATCCTTGGAGAAGCCACAGTCAATATGACAGGCTATATGAGTTCAAATGCTCCTGTTCCAGTTTCACTGCCATTGAAAAAGTGCAATTATGGGACAATTTTACAA GTAAAAATTCACTGCCTCACACCAAGAACAAATCTCAG GGGTGAAGAATCAAAAGAGACTAATTTCCATATGGAAGAAGATCAGGAAGCAAACTATCATGATCTGGACTCTAAGTCAGATGGATCTGGAAGTACATTTGCAAGGAGTGCTGGATCTTCCTCTAGCAAAGATTTGGGCTCTACCTCACACCCGGGAGAACTTGGGAGCAGG GAAACAAGTTTCTCTGCATCAGGCTCATATCACAGCTATGACTCAAGGGAGGCTTCCATAACGAGGGAAATGTGCTCCCCAGGAAACAACTTAAGTAGTGATGGGCACGGTCTGATTGGAAGACAAGAATCAATCAGCTCCCAAAATAGTTTACATACTGGCAGCAATTCTGTCGATGATCCTTTTAAACCAAGTCATTCATCATCTTCACGGCTAATGGGTTCAGGAAATCATTCCCAGGATAGTTTGGAAGAATTTGCAAAATCATCTTTGAAACCAGCTGGTTCTTCTAAAAACCTTAATGAAGCTGCACAAGAAACAATTGAAGAGCTTCGTGCAGAAGCTAAGATGTGGGAGAGGAATGCCCGCAAGCTCATGCTTGATTTGGATATTCTGAGGAAGGAATTCTCCGATCAGTccaaaaaccaagaaaatctAAGCATAGAGCTTTCAACAGCAAATGCAGAAcgtgataatttgaaaaaagaagtaCAACAATTGAAATTTCTGGAGAACCCAATGGTGCAACAAATAGCAACCAAGGATTCATCCTTTCGAGATGAAGGTGTATCCCATATTCAAAAGGAACTAAAAGATGAACTAAAGTTTCAGAAAGAGTCCAATGCCGATTTGGCTCTGCAGTTGCAGAGGAGTCAAGCATCAAACCTTGAGCTTGTTTCTGTTCTTCAGGAGCTGGAAGAGACGATAGAAAAGCAGAAAATTGAGATAGAGAAGCTTTCAGCACCTCAATCACAATTCGATGACATTGAAAACTTTATCCAAGTAAATCCAGAGGAAAACAGAAATTTAATGCTCCAGCTACAGCAATTGCAGGAATCAGAGAAGAGTTTGCAAGATAAGGTGCAACTGCTGGAACAAGTATTGGagaataaaaatcatcaaatagGGAATGAAGGGAGTCTGAGAAACCAAACCCTTTTTGAAATTGAGACAGAATACAAACGTAAGTTGTatgccaaagaagaagaaatcatcAGTTTAAAAGCAAAGTTATCCGACTCTCTGAGAGAAAGACATTTTCCAGAAATGGGGTCCATAAATGAAGATGATGCGAATATGATCAGGGAAATCGAGGTATTGAAAGAAAAAGTGCAGGAGCTAGAAAGGGATTGCAATGAGCTGACAGATGAAAACCTAGAGCTTTTATTCAAGCTTAAGGAAGCAACAAAGAATTCCATGGTGGGAGGCACTCCTTTTGATCTTCTACCCCATGAGCTTTTAGATAAATCTTTTACCAGCTTTGAGTCTGAAGTCAGCAAACATATATCCCAAACACACCTTCTGGAAGACAAGTTAATGAGGAAAAATTTCAGGGAGTCTGAAGATAATTATGATCTTTCAATTCAAGAACTTGAGCGTCTGAATATGGAAATGGAAGCTAAAGTCACAGAACTGGGTAAGGAATTGACTCAAAAAATTTCTGAGATTGCAATACTGGAGTCTAATTTGCAGTCTAAAGAAGAGGAGATTGGAGTACTTAGACAGTGTTGGGGCGAATTAGAGGCTAAGGTCTCTAATCTTCAAATGGAAAAAATCCAGCTAGAGGAACAAATGGGAGACATGCAGAGAGAAAGTGATATCACATCTAAATGCTTAGATGATTTGCGAAATGATTTAATGGCACTCAGCGGCAGCTTGGATTCCCATGTTTCTGCCAATAAGATTCTTGAAAGAAAATCTTCAGAGCTAGAACATGGAAAATATGAACTGGAGCTCCGCATATCAGATCTTAAACAAGAAAATGTACAGTTGTCAGCGCACATATCTGATTTGGAAGATCAACTAAGATATTTGACAGATGAGAGGGAGTCCAATCAATTGGAATTAGAGAATTCCAAATCTCATGCTCAAAGCCTCCAAGATGAGATCACTAGAATAATAATTGAGATAGATTCTGAAAAGGTAGGTATGAAAGAAAAGTTAGAGGACGTGCAACACAGGTGGTCAGAAGCTCAAGAAGAATGTGAAGATCTTAAAAGAGCCAATGCAAAGTTAAAAGCTACAGCTGAGAGTCTCATCGAAGAATGCAGTGCTCTTCAGAAATCAAATGGAGAGTTGAGGAAGCAAAAATTGGAGTTGAACAAGACTTGCTCCCTCTTGGAGGAAAAGttgagagagtcagagagaaaTTTTGCAGATAGCTCCAAAAGATTTGAAATCTTAGAAGAAAATCTTTCTTCAATGCTGGAAGAAATTGCCTCAAAAGAGAAAAGCCTTACTTCAGAATTAGAAGCACTTCTTGATGAAAACAGAAGACACAAAGAAAAACTTATTGCGGAAGGAGACTTATTAAATATGATGTATTTGGAGAAAAAAGTTGAAGTTGAGAACCTTCAAAAAGAGGTAGAACACCTAACAAAGCAACTTTCTGCAAatcatgaagaaaaagaaagaatagctTCTGATGCTTTGCTTGAAATATCCGGTTTATGGGTAGATAAAGCTAATCTCGAATCTTCGCTTCACGAATCTCAATCGAAGCTGAAATGGATTGAGAATGAGCTCAGTATCAGGCAAATAGAATCTGAATCAAAGCTGCAAAGCCTGATGGATGAGCTTGCTGCTTCTAAACAAAACCAGGAAATGCTGATGGCCGACAATGAGAAAGTGTTGAAGCTGTTGGAGAACTACAAGTCAGATGAAGCAAAATTTAAAACCACTGTGAATGGTCTTGAACTAAAGCTTAAAGATTCTGAATATGAAAGGCAACAACTCGCAGAAAAATCTGACAATTTGAAGGTTCAGTTGCAGAATATGACACATCTTTGTGATGAAGTTTTGGCTCTTAAGAATGATCTTAATGGAACCAAGTTTGAAAAGGAGAAACTGGAAGCTTCACTGCATTTAATATCTGGGGAATGTGAAGATCTGAAGGCAGGGAAGAATTTACTCGTTGAGAAGATCTCTGCATTGCAGAAGGCCATATCTGAATTAGAGGACTGCAAAGTCACGTTAGAAGAAAAGCTTCTGCAGATGGAGGGTGGTCTAATGACAAAAGAGGTACCATGTGTTCAGGATGTTGAGCTAAAAAACGAGCTCAGCCAGATCAGGAAAGCAAACAGCCAATATCAGCGGAAGATACAACTGCTAGAGGAGGAGAGAGATCAGTGTATAACAAAAGCTCAAGCCCTTGAAGAAGAATTAAAGTTGATGAAGGAAGGAAAGCAGAATCAACGGGAGTCCAGCAGTACAAAGATTTCTAGTTTTTCTAAAACCAATACCAAAGTTACTCCTGTCCATGAAGATATGAAGCTCTCAAAG AATGACATGTTGAAGAACTCTAGTCAGCATCGTGATGTTAAAAGGAGACAAGCCTTGAAGAATGGTAAAGTACAAGAACTTTTAAAAGATCAACAGAGGCTTCATAGCAACCAACATCAAAGAGAG gATGATAATGGCCATGAGATTCTTGACGGAAGTCGTCATGCTGTTGGAGTCGATCCTGCTTCAAAGGTTCAGTTGCTTGAGAATGAACTTGCTAAGGCTTTGGAAGCAAATAGCATGTATAAAGCTCAGGTTGACAG GTTGTCATCTGAGGGCCAAAACGGCCATGCGCATGCTGCTAGAAAATCAACAGCTGAAGATGAAATAGGGGCAAAAGAAAGGAATGGACGCACAAAATCATCACTAGAGGCAGAGTTAATAGACATCCGCGAGCGCTATCTGCACATGAGCCTCAAATACGCTGAGGTAGAAGCTCAGCGTGAGGAACTTGTGATGAAGCTCAAGGCAGGCAAGAGTATGAGAAGTTGGTTCTCATGA